One Thiocapsa bogorovii DNA segment encodes these proteins:
- a CDS encoding ion channel: MSNRAEGTGRRRVRRVFGFAVLVACVLFFFHTSLLFESAALVLRNVDPLIEHLGAGRAGKVIIFGCFAMLFAAHLAEAAVWGLYVWGQGLTRTYADGIYFTAVTVTALGYGDVVLLPPWRMLGPLIAIAGLLKFGCSTAFLFVVIQAIWTRHLV, from the coding sequence ATGTCGAATCGAGCAGAAGGGACAGGGCGGCGCCGGGTCCGCCGCGTATTCGGCTTCGCGGTCCTCGTCGCCTGCGTGTTGTTCTTTTTCCACACGAGCCTGCTGTTTGAGTCGGCCGCTTTGGTTCTGCGCAACGTCGATCCGCTGATCGAGCACCTTGGCGCAGGTCGAGCCGGAAAGGTGATCATCTTCGGGTGCTTCGCCATGCTGTTTGCCGCTCACCTCGCAGAGGCTGCCGTGTGGGGCCTCTATGTGTGGGGGCAAGGGCTGACGCGGACCTATGCGGACGGAATCTATTTCACGGCCGTCACGGTGACCGCCCTCGGTTACGGGGATGTGGTTCTTCTGCCGCCCTGGCGCATGCTGGGTCCGCTCATCGCGATTGCCGGACTGCTCAAATTCGGATGTTCGACCGCGTTTCTGTTTGTCGTTATTCAGGCGATCTGGACGCGCCACCTCGTCTGA
- a CDS encoding mechanosensitive ion channel domain-containing protein gives MVTSEALESKIAETEAATDRTEEAKTRLLELYRKALSNLQAAKDNAASAATFQRRAERAPAEIQSIRAALTPDAQGDPLDSLEADANTPLPELEQELQKEQADLTAADARRVDFESRLAIFDQRPAAISQRLAEATQQREEASAQIQTPVGDDVGPTFAQAQKWVLETRYVALNTETTMLEQELSTLPLRTQLLEAKRDREAANVEGIDERIQILNDLLDRKRRQAAEQAATEAEQTQRELAGTNPVLAELSAENAALSRAINDTTQQLQAQDLVRQNLEQLVEQIGADYQDARETLESGEVNDDLGKTLLQQFEALPDLRAFVQNDEQRRQTIADLNVRRLQHRAEARRIEDTDATVERLALALQADASGTPEAAAHAWTEAQKVKLQELVQQRQELLDQALKTDQTYLGKLRELDEAEEALLTTAAEYDAFLDEQLPWLRNAKPIQLQDIRTMPSELRARLAAAGLPDLPRLIGQQLWRSPVFWLAVVGAGVLLLRRRAIIAAIESVAPRIGKPTTDRMNYTGRVLGLTLMLAAPLPLLLAAAGWQLQTDSGATELSHALGEALTRAALHFAILLGFIAGCRPRGLAAAHFRWPERNLKLLRTQLMLFIWPFVTAALIVDVALGIDQAQSGGTLAKLGLLFGYLPLSWFLYRVLHPRRGVLAHLRSGGDYPMIFRTYLIWYPLLVASPLGLIALAFTGYVYTATAFSYLFLLTLWFLLTLVLGNSLALRWLQVTRRRLAYEAAMERRRAEQEEAEEEEALGEMGELEFEEPEVDITALSDETRGLIRILMLTSAIFGLYLIWFSALPALQIFDEVVLWHGTVIVDGAEQPLPITLGNLGLALLYAIGTWVLADRLPALLEIVLLQRFKTTAAGRYTVTTLTTYVVVAAGLLLVLSTLGARWSQVQWLAAALSVGIGFGLQEIVANFISGLIILFERPIRVGDAVTVGETDGVVTKIKIRATTIRNWDGKELLVPNKEFITGRLLNWSLSDRTTRLVLAIGVAYGSPVRQAMDLLEEAARENPNVLDDPAPTVIFDTFGDNSLGLLLRCFVDSIDLRVSTISALNVAINDKFNAAGISIAFPQRDLHLDTIKPLRVQIEHASPVDR, from the coding sequence TTGGTCACCTCGGAGGCGCTGGAGTCGAAGATCGCGGAAACGGAGGCGGCAACCGACAGGACCGAGGAGGCGAAGACGCGGCTTCTCGAACTCTACCGTAAGGCGTTGAGCAATCTGCAGGCGGCAAAGGACAACGCCGCATCGGCCGCCACGTTCCAGCGCAGGGCCGAACGCGCGCCAGCCGAGATCCAGTCCATCCGCGCGGCGCTTACGCCGGATGCCCAGGGCGACCCACTCGACAGCTTAGAGGCGGATGCGAATACCCCGCTGCCCGAACTCGAACAAGAACTGCAAAAGGAACAAGCGGACCTGACCGCGGCCGATGCGCGGCGCGTGGATTTCGAGTCCCGTCTGGCCATTTTCGATCAGCGCCCGGCGGCCATCAGCCAGCGCCTTGCGGAGGCAACGCAACAACGCGAAGAGGCCTCGGCGCAGATTCAGACCCCGGTCGGGGATGATGTAGGGCCCACGTTTGCGCAGGCCCAAAAGTGGGTGCTGGAAACGCGCTACGTGGCGTTGAACACCGAGACCACGATGCTCGAGCAGGAACTCTCGACCCTGCCGCTGCGGACGCAATTGCTGGAGGCAAAGCGCGATAGGGAAGCGGCGAATGTCGAAGGCATCGACGAGCGCATTCAGATACTCAACGACCTGCTCGACCGAAAACGCCGCCAAGCGGCGGAACAAGCAGCGACGGAAGCCGAGCAGACCCAGCGCGAGCTCGCGGGGACGAACCCGGTCTTGGCCGAGTTATCCGCGGAAAACGCGGCACTGTCCCGGGCCATCAACGACACCACCCAGCAGCTTCAGGCGCAGGATCTGGTGCGGCAGAACCTGGAGCAACTCGTCGAGCAGATTGGCGCCGATTACCAAGATGCCCGTGAAACGCTGGAGTCCGGTGAGGTCAACGACGATCTTGGCAAAACCCTGCTGCAGCAGTTCGAGGCCCTGCCAGACCTGCGGGCCTTTGTTCAGAACGACGAACAGCGCAGGCAGACAATCGCCGACCTCAACGTGCGCCGGCTGCAGCATCGCGCCGAGGCGCGACGCATCGAGGATACGGATGCCACCGTCGAGCGGCTTGCGCTGGCGCTCCAGGCCGATGCGTCGGGGACGCCCGAGGCTGCGGCTCATGCGTGGACCGAGGCACAGAAGGTCAAGTTGCAAGAGCTGGTGCAGCAGCGCCAGGAACTACTCGACCAGGCATTGAAGACCGATCAAACCTACCTCGGCAAGCTGCGGGAGCTCGACGAGGCGGAGGAGGCGTTGCTCACAACGGCCGCTGAATACGACGCCTTCTTGGACGAGCAACTCCCCTGGTTGCGTAACGCCAAACCGATCCAACTGCAGGACATCCGCACGATGCCGAGCGAACTCCGTGCCCGGCTCGCGGCCGCTGGTCTGCCGGACTTGCCGCGCCTGATCGGCCAGCAGCTCTGGCGCAGCCCCGTCTTCTGGCTGGCCGTGGTCGGCGCTGGCGTCTTACTGTTGCGACGCCGAGCGATCATCGCCGCCATCGAATCGGTCGCGCCCCGTATCGGCAAACCCACCACGGACCGCATGAACTATACCGGGCGGGTCCTGGGCCTGACCCTGATGCTCGCGGCACCGCTACCCTTGCTCTTGGCGGCCGCGGGCTGGCAGCTTCAGACCGACAGCGGCGCGACAGAGCTGTCCCACGCCCTGGGCGAAGCACTGACGCGGGCCGCCCTGCATTTTGCCATTCTGCTCGGTTTTATCGCCGGTTGCCGACCGCGGGGGTTGGCGGCGGCACATTTTCGCTGGCCGGAGCGCAATCTGAAGCTGTTGCGAACGCAGCTCATGCTGTTCATTTGGCCGTTCGTGACCGCGGCCTTAATCGTCGATGTCGCGCTTGGTATCGACCAGGCCCAGAGCGGCGGGACCTTGGCCAAGCTTGGTCTGCTGTTTGGCTACCTGCCACTGTCGTGGTTCCTCTACCGAGTCTTGCATCCCCGGCGTGGCGTGCTTGCGCACCTGCGATCAGGCGGCGACTACCCGATGATCTTCCGTACCTACCTCATCTGGTACCCGCTGCTCGTCGCCTCTCCCCTGGGATTGATCGCCCTTGCCTTTACCGGTTACGTCTACACGGCCACGGCCTTTTCCTATCTATTCTTGCTGACGCTCTGGTTCCTGTTGACGCTGGTGCTCGGCAACTCACTCGCCTTGCGCTGGCTGCAGGTCACCAGACGGCGCCTCGCCTATGAGGCCGCTATGGAACGTCGACGCGCGGAGCAAGAGGAGGCCGAAGAGGAAGAGGCCCTCGGTGAGATGGGTGAGCTGGAATTCGAAGAACCGGAAGTGGATATTACGGCGCTGAGCGACGAGACGCGCGGGCTGATCCGGATACTGATGCTCACCTCCGCCATCTTCGGGCTCTACCTGATCTGGTTCAGCGCCCTGCCGGCGCTGCAGATCTTCGATGAGGTGGTCTTGTGGCACGGGACCGTCATCGTCGATGGCGCGGAGCAGCCGCTGCCCATCACGCTGGGGAACCTCGGTCTGGCGCTGCTGTATGCCATCGGCACCTGGGTGCTGGCGGATCGCCTCCCGGCACTGCTGGAGATCGTGCTGCTGCAGCGCTTCAAGACGACCGCTGCCGGCCGCTATACGGTGACCACGCTGACGACTTACGTCGTCGTCGCGGCGGGTCTATTGCTGGTGCTCAGCACGCTCGGCGCGCGTTGGTCGCAAGTCCAATGGCTGGCGGCGGCGCTCAGCGTCGGCATCGGCTTCGGCCTGCAGGAGATCGTCGCCAACTTTATCAGCGGGTTGATTATCCTGTTCGAGCGACCGATCCGTGTCGGCGATGCCGTGACCGTCGGCGAAACCGACGGCGTCGTCACCAAGATCAAGATTCGCGCCACCACTATCCGTAATTGGGACGGCAAGGAGTTGCTGGTGCCGAACAAGGAGTTCATCACCGGGCGCCTACTCAATTGGTCGCTGTCGGATCGCACCACGCGACTGGTCCTCGCTATAGGCGTCGCCTATGGATCGCCGGTGCGCCAGGCCATGGATCTGCTGGAGGAGGCGGCAAGAGAGAACCCCAACGTGCTCGATGACCCGGCCCCTACGGTGATCTTCGACACCTTCGGCGACAATTCACTCGGCCTGCTGCTGCGTTGCTTCGTCGATTCCATCGATTTGCGCGTCAGCACCATCAGCGCGCTGAACGTGGCCATCAACGACAAGTTCAATGCCGCCGGCATCAGCATCGCCTTCCCGCAGCGCGACTTGCATCTGGACACCATCAAGCCGCTGCGGGTGCAGATCGAGCACGCGAGCCCCGTCGATCGTTGA
- a CDS encoding LysM peptidoglycan-binding domain-containing protein → MTIKTLAVAATLAISVTSVYAASDSAVAYTVTENEDIETIAGTYDVSVEDILVTNGKTAEEIEVGSVIYIPPAHATGRYNPDNGTYKVAKGDDLYAISNRFGTSVASIEKLNGMKGNEIKAGATIKIPQ, encoded by the coding sequence ATGACGATCAAGACCCTTGCTGTTGCTGCGACTCTGGCCATCAGCGTGACGTCTGTGTACGCCGCATCCGACAGCGCAGTCGCCTACACGGTGACCGAAAACGAAGACATCGAGACGATTGCAGGCACTTACGATGTCAGCGTCGAGGATATCTTGGTGACCAATGGAAAGACGGCCGAAGAGATCGAGGTGGGATCGGTGATCTATATTCCGCCGGCGCATGCGACAGGCCGCTATAACCCGGACAACGGAACGTACAAGGTCGCGAAAGGCGATGATCTGTATGCGATCAGCAATCGATTCGGCACGAGCGTTGCGTCGATCGAAAAACTCAACGGCATGAAGGGAAATGAGATCAAGGCCGGAGCAACGATCAAGATCCCCCAATGA
- the clcA gene encoding H(+)/Cl(-) exchange transporter ClcA: MRRPLTDWIKIPWPLYFAAGLVGALAGLAGAAFHAVLDQADHGREVLRASLGSAPLPGWLVLMGAGALVLVLALWIVRRFAPETAGSGVQEVEAILAGQRTMRWRRVLPVKFVAGTLAVGSGLVLGREGPTIHMGAALGQMASERMAQNNGQGRTLIAAGAAAGLAAAFNAPLAAIVFVTEELRENFEFSFAAIQSVILACCAAVVVSGWILGQGPDLPIPNLVMAPLWALPLFLILGVLIGTLGVIFNGLLLGSVHAFRALPKNLPYLAAAAVGMALGALLWLVPDAVGGGEGLVESLPGKQTGILLLLGLLAVRVLTSVGSYGVGLPGGIFAPMLALGTIAGALFADLVALLAPTLSLAPGVFAVAAMGALFAATVRAPLTGIILVIELTGAEALALPIILTCLTATFTAEAMGGHPIYSLLLGLGDRPAPRAPGRRILAVGMILAAMVAADRLHVSRETADIAALPPTTDAGQAVPASTPDDEGTRTVTPSSQAQARTAPSSQAQIRTTDRPPEPQPHGPAIAREMPEVGSPAPLANAAPPEADRTTRVQDVTSTGMEAPAPVTEHPAPEPAPVVERVRYSIQLISFRKASSMAPFARREGVLDQARTLDADASRSSWHQVLIGDFGNRDEAEAALARLPDRLRDLKPMIRALSPEERLAPLR, from the coding sequence TTGCGCAGACCCCTGACCGACTGGATCAAGATCCCCTGGCCGCTCTATTTCGCCGCGGGCCTGGTCGGGGCTCTGGCCGGGCTTGCCGGGGCCGCCTTCCACGCCGTCCTCGACCAGGCCGACCATGGCCGTGAGGTCTTGAGGGCGAGTCTGGGCTCAGCGCCGCTTCCGGGCTGGCTTGTGCTGATGGGCGCGGGTGCGCTGGTCCTTGTTCTTGCACTCTGGATCGTGCGCCGCTTCGCCCCCGAGACCGCCGGTAGCGGCGTCCAGGAGGTCGAGGCGATCCTCGCCGGACAACGCACAATGCGTTGGCGGCGGGTTCTACCAGTCAAATTCGTCGCGGGGACCCTGGCGGTGGGCTCCGGCCTGGTCCTGGGACGCGAGGGCCCGACGATCCACATGGGCGCCGCCCTCGGTCAGATGGCCTCCGAGCGGATGGCGCAGAACAATGGCCAAGGTCGCACCCTGATCGCGGCCGGCGCCGCTGCAGGTCTCGCCGCCGCCTTCAACGCCCCGCTCGCGGCCATCGTCTTTGTGACCGAGGAGCTACGCGAAAACTTCGAATTCAGTTTTGCCGCGATCCAGTCGGTCATCCTGGCCTGCTGCGCAGCCGTGGTGGTCAGCGGCTGGATCCTGGGGCAAGGACCGGACCTTCCGATCCCGAATCTCGTCATGGCCCCGCTTTGGGCGCTTCCCCTGTTCCTGATCCTGGGCGTCCTGATCGGAACCCTGGGGGTCATCTTCAACGGCCTGCTCTTGGGATCGGTGCACGCCTTCCGCGCCCTGCCCAAAAATCTGCCGTATCTGGCCGCAGCCGCGGTCGGGATGGCCTTGGGAGCACTCCTTTGGCTCGTCCCCGACGCGGTCGGAGGCGGCGAAGGATTGGTCGAGTCACTCCCGGGGAAACAGACCGGCATTCTGCTCTTGCTTGGTCTGCTCGCGGTGCGCGTGCTCACGAGTGTCGGTAGCTACGGGGTCGGACTGCCCGGCGGCATCTTCGCGCCAATGCTCGCACTCGGCACCATCGCCGGCGCACTGTTCGCCGATCTGGTGGCCCTGCTCGCGCCGACCCTGTCCTTGGCGCCCGGCGTCTTCGCAGTCGCTGCCATGGGCGCGCTCTTCGCCGCCACCGTGCGCGCACCCTTGACCGGGATCATCCTCGTGATCGAGCTGACCGGCGCGGAAGCGCTGGCGCTGCCGATTATTCTCACATGCCTCACGGCGACCTTCACCGCCGAGGCCATGGGCGGCCACCCCATCTACAGTCTCCTGCTTGGCCTTGGCGATCGCCCTGCGCCGCGGGCCCCGGGACGCAGAATCCTGGCCGTCGGAATGATTCTGGCCGCGATGGTGGCGGCGGATCGCCTGCATGTCTCACGGGAGACTGCGGATATCGCGGCACTCCCGCCAACCACCGACGCGGGCCAAGCTGTCCCGGCATCGACGCCGGATGACGAGGGCACGCGGACCGTGACGCCTTCGAGCCAAGCGCAAGCCCGCACGGCCCCGTCCTCGCAGGCGCAGATCCGGACGACGGATCGTCCCCCCGAACCGCAACCGCACGGGCCTGCGATCGCGCGCGAGATGCCCGAGGTCGGCTCGCCGGCGCCTCTCGCCAACGCGGCGCCACCCGAGGCCGACCGAACGACGCGCGTGCAAGACGTGACGAGCACCGGGATGGAGGCGCCGGCACCCGTCACCGAACACCCTGCCCCGGAACCCGCTCCGGTCGTCGAGCGGGTCCGTTACAGCATCCAGCTCATCAGCTTCCGCAAAGCATCGAGCATGGCCCCCTTCGCACGACGCGAAGGTGTCCTGGATCAAGCGCGCACACTGGACGCGGATGCGAGCCGTTCAAGCTGGCATCAGGTCTTGATCGGGGACTTCGGGAACCGCGATGAGGCCGAGGCCGCGCTTGCGCGGTTGCCCGATCGCCTGCGCGACCTCAAGCCGATGATCCGTGCCCTCTCGCCAGAGGAGCGCCTAGCGCCCCTTCGATAA
- a CDS encoding DUF2092 domain-containing protein: protein MKTSGILVKRSVRSLPTIALSMVVSLAISTGVSADEEDAKRLLKAMSDYLSAQQAISFDYDATLEAITNDQQRLALASSGTLILNRPDKIRATRSSGFADVEMIFDGKTLTLLGKNLNIYAQQDVPGTVDNLVDELRDRNRPLPAADLLLMDPYDTLMLDVVDVKDLGSGVIGGVECDYLAFRAKEVDWQIWIAQGERPYPCRFTITSKFIKGEPQYSIQIRNWKAGAEVTATDFSFKNPTDAKKVDLKNLEGTEELPEHFKIGEAE from the coding sequence ATGAAGACATCGGGAATCCTTGTGAAGCGTTCGGTGCGCAGCTTGCCGACGATTGCGTTGTCCATGGTCGTTTCATTGGCCATATCCACCGGTGTGAGTGCCGATGAAGAAGATGCCAAGCGGCTGCTGAAGGCAATGTCCGATTACCTGTCTGCGCAGCAGGCCATCTCATTCGATTACGACGCCACCCTCGAGGCCATTACCAATGATCAACAGAGACTCGCGCTGGCAAGCTCGGGCACGCTGATACTCAATCGGCCCGATAAGATCCGCGCCACGCGGTCCAGCGGCTTCGCGGATGTCGAGATGATTTTTGACGGGAAGACGCTGACCTTGTTGGGTAAGAACCTGAACATCTACGCGCAGCAGGACGTGCCCGGGACGGTCGACAATCTGGTCGATGAGTTGCGGGATCGCAACCGGCCCCTCCCAGCCGCGGATCTGCTGTTGATGGACCCCTACGATACACTGATGCTGGACGTCGTCGACGTCAAGGATCTCGGCAGCGGCGTGATCGGTGGCGTCGAATGCGATTACCTCGCTTTTCGGGCAAAGGAAGTCGATTGGCAGATCTGGATTGCTCAAGGAGAGCGTCCTTATCCGTGCCGATTCACCATTACCTCCAAGTTCATAAAGGGGGAACCTCAGTACAGCATTCAGATCAGGAACTGGAAGGCAGGCGCTGAGGTCACCGCAACCGATTTCAGCTTCAAGAACCCGACGGATGCCAAGAAAGTAGACCTGAAGAATCTCGAGGGTACAGAGGAATTACCGGAACATTTCAAGATAGGGGAAGCCGAATGA